The window CGTCTGAGTGCCAACAGCTCACACCGGCAGACCATAAAGATCGTCGCTGCCGCGACTGAGATGCCCATGGGGGCAACTTTGGCGGCAAAGGATGTGGTGTTGGTGGACTGGCCCAGTGATGTCCCGCTCAACGGCGCCTTTTCCAAAACCGAGGAAGTCCTTGGACGGCCGCTGGTGCGCTCGGTGGGGGCGAAGGAACCAATTTTCCTTAGAGACCTCGGGGTGGAAGGCTCGGGCATTGGCATCGCCGCGAAGATTCCGCCCGGCATGCGTGCAACAGCGGTACGCTCGAACGAAATCGTGGGCGTCGCCGGCTTCTTGTATCCGGGCTCTCACGTCGATGTGCTCGCAACTTACAATGTTCCCAACGGTAATGGCACCATCACGCAAACCGTGCTCCAGGACGTGGAAGTTGTCACTGCCGGGCAGACCATTGAGCCCGACCCGCAAGGCAAGCCTCAGCAGGTGAACGTCGTCACCTTGCTGCTTAGCCCGGAAAATTCGCAGAAGCTGCAACTCGCCAGTACACAAGGTTCGATTCAGTTCGTACTGCGCAACGGCACCGAC is drawn from Terriglobales bacterium and contains these coding sequences:
- the cpaB gene encoding Flp pilus assembly protein CpaB is translated as MVVAFLLAAVLAGGITFLLYRRLSANSSHRQTIKIVAAATEMPMGATLAAKDVVLVDWPSDVPLNGAFSKTEEVLGRPLVRSVGAKEPIFLRDLGVEGSGIGIAAKIPPGMRATAVRSNEIVGVAGFLYPGSHVDVLATYNVPNGNGTITQTVLQDVEVVTAGQTIEPDPQGKPQQVNVVTLLLSPENSQKLQLASTQGSIQFVLRNGTDTKNIDMHPTRLDELAGLVKPAPPARAPRRATPPPQQPIVLVEVIQGTKRTVQKF